One Trichomycterus rosablanca isolate fTriRos1 chromosome 12, fTriRos1.hap1, whole genome shotgun sequence DNA window includes the following coding sequences:
- the LOC134324256 gene encoding serine protease inhibitor Kazal-type 1-like: MKLTILISASLLLCVAVLTAAEDAQPREADCEKFANDVCTREFNPVCGDDGNTYPTECVLCMENRLKNQPVKVVKMGPCVAA; this comes from the exons ATGAAGCTGACCATCCTGATCAGTGCATCTCTTCTGCTTTGTGTTGCTG TCCTCACAGCAGCTGAAGATGCCCAGCCGAGAGAG GCTGACTGCGAGAAGTTCGCTAATGATGTATGCACACGCGAGTTCAACCCCGTATGTGGTGATGACGGCAACACCTACCCAACTGAATGTGTTCTCTGTATGGAAAACAG GCTTAAAAACCAGCCAGTTAAGGTGGTAAAAATGGGACCGTGTGTTGCTGCTTGA